GGTCACCCGGAGGGAGTACGTCGCGGCCGGCCCGGATGCGGCCGCTGGAGCCGCCGTCGTCGGCCACGGTGACCACCGCGGTGATGTCCAGCGGCAGCCCCGTGGCGCGCAGCGCGCGCAGGCTCGCGCTGAGCCCGTGCCCCCCGCCGAAAGCCACCACCCGGATCCGGTCGCCGCCCCCTTGCGGCTTGGTGCCCAAGCTCATTCGCGTCCCAGGTCGCGGTGCTGAGCGTGCGCCACCACCCGCAGCTCACGCAGGCGGCGGGCCAGCTCCTCGGAGATGGCGACGCTGCGGTGCTTGCCGCCGGTGCAGCCGACGGCGACGGTCAGGTAGCGCTTGCCCTCGCGCTCGAATCCGGGTGCGGTCGCGGTGACCAGCCGGGCGTACGTCTCCACGAAGGTGTTAGCGCCGCGCTGGCCGAGGACGTAACGGCTGACCGCCTCCTCGCGGCCGGTGTGCTCGCGCAGCTCGGGCACCCAGTACGGGTTGGGCAGGAACCGGGCGTCCAGCACGAAGTCCGCGTCCGGGGGCAGGCCGTACTTGAAGCCGAAGCTGAGCACGGTGACCCGCAGCCGCAGCGCCTCCGGGCTGGCGAACAGCTCCTCCACCCGGGCGCGCAGCTGGTTCACGTTCAGGTGCGAGGTGTCGATCAGGACGTCGGCCTGCTCGCGCGCCTCGGCCAGCAGGGCGCGCTCGGCGGCGATGCCGTCGGACAGCCGCCCGTCGCCCTGCAGCGGGTGCGAACGCCGCACGCTCTCGAACCGGCGGATCAGCACCTCGTCGTCGGCGTCGACGAACACCACACGCGGCGAGAAGCCCTTCTCGCGCAGGTCGCGGATGGCCC
The Catellatospora sp. IY07-71 DNA segment above includes these coding regions:
- the rapZ gene encoding RNase adapter RapZ; translated protein: MGTPGQERAAADETGERPATDLVVVTGVSGGGRSTVARALENVGYYVVDNLPQALLVQLAELAAKAGGAARHTAMVLDVRSRVFSTDLAGAIRDLREKGFSPRVVFVDADDEVLIRRFESVRRSHPLQGDGRLSDGIAAERALLAEAREQADVLIDTSHLNVNQLRARVEELFASPEALRLRVTVLSFGFKYGLPPDADFVLDARFLPNPYWVPELREHTGREEAVSRYVLGQRGANTFVETYARLVTATAPGFEREGKRYLTVAVGCTGGKHRSVAISEELARRLRELRVVAHAQHRDLGRE